In Bactrocera tryoni isolate S06 unplaced genomic scaffold, CSIRO_BtryS06_freeze2 scaffold_925, whole genome shotgun sequence, one DNA window encodes the following:
- the LOC120782065 gene encoding uncharacterized protein LOC120782065 translates to MSLEELKQQRANIKKNISRIKNIVEASLRPGAKILSVAEYRCRLGILESYFKNVLSTQTEIERIDPEECGRMDLEELYITTKLIIQSQVTEDSNTTLSDTTCVMQAGSKLPKLKLPTFTGKYSEYQNFITSFQQIIDREYSLSNIEKFNHLRNCLNGPALETIDAFQVSNENYLKALERLKTRYDNPTLILLENISSLFELSPISKPKGGQLTSLIDKTSAIYGSLLSLGTESQISQAMLIYLVLQKADEETNRKW, encoded by the coding sequence ATGTCTTTGGAAGAGCTCAAACAACAACGAgctaatattaagaaaaatatttctcgcataAAAAACATTGTCGAGGCCAGTCTACGGCCAGGTGCTAAAATACTTTCAGTAGCCGAATACAGATGCCGACTTGGTATTCTGGAatcttatttcaaaaatgtgttgTCTACACAGACTGAAATTGAAAGGATAGATCCTGAGGAATGCGGTCGCATGGATCTTGAAGAGCTGTATATAACCACAAAGTTAATTATTCAGTCTCAAGTTACTGAGGATTCCAACACCACACTCTCAGACACCACTTGCGTAATGCAGGCAGGATCGAAGCTGCCCAAACTCAAACTTCCTACATTCACCGGCAAGTACTCTGAATATCAAAACTTCATAACTTCCTTTCAGCAAATTATTGATCGAGAATATAGCTTATCTAACATAGAGAAATTTAATCATCTACGCAATTGTCTCAATGGACCGGCATTAGAAACTATTGACGCCTTTCAAGTTTCCAATGAAAACTATTTGAAGGCATTGGAAAGACTCAAAACTCGATATGACAACCCAACTCTCAtacttttagaaaatatttcctcTTTATTTGAGCTTTCGCCTATTTCGAAGCCTAAAGGCGGTCAGTTGACAAGTTTAATTGATAAGACATCTGCCATTTACGGCTCGTTATTGTCATTGGGAACTGAAAGCCAAATTTCACAAGCTatgcttatttatttagttttacagAAGGCAGATGAAGAAACCAATCGCAAATGGTAG